The Lemur catta isolate mLemCat1 chromosome 8, mLemCat1.pri, whole genome shotgun sequence genome has a segment encoding these proteins:
- the TWIST2 gene encoding twist-related protein 2 isoform X1 encodes MEEGSSSPVSPVDSLGTSEEELERQPKRFGRKRRYSKKSSEDGSPTPGKRGKKGSPSAQSFEELQSQRILANVRERQRTQSLNEAFAALRKIIPTLPSDKLSKIQTLKLAARYIDFLYQVLQSDEMDSKMTSCSYVAHERLSYAFSVWRMEGAWSMSASH; translated from the coding sequence ATGGAGGAGGGCTCCAGCTCGCCCGTGTCCCCCGTGGACAGCCTGGGCACCAGCGAGGAGGAGCTCGAGCGGCAGCCCAAGCGCTTCGGCCGGAAGCGGCGCTACAGCAAGAAGTCGAGCGAAGATGGCAGCCCGACCCCGGGCAAGCGCGGCAAGAAGGGCAGCCCCAGCGCGCAGTCCTTCGAGGAGCTGCAGAGCCAGCGCATCCTGGCCAACGTGCGCGAGCGCCAGCGCACGCAGTCGCTCAACGAGGCCTTCGCCGCGCTGCGCAAGATCATCCCCACGCTGCCCTCGGACAAGCTCAGCAAGATCCAGACGCTCAAGCTGGCCGCCAGGTACATTGACTTCCTCTACCAGGTCCTGCAGAGCGACGAGATGGACAGTAAGATGACCAGCTGCAGCTACGTGGCCCACGAGCGCCTCAGCTACGCCTTCTCCGTGTGGCGCATGGAAGGCGCGTGGTCCATGTCCGCCTCCCACTAG